Proteins encoded within one genomic window of Dehalococcoidia bacterium:
- a CDS encoding GNAT family protein, giving the protein MIEGTTVNLRAPDMSDLERNHRWINDREVARYLGGQARYLMSMAAEEAWMRGVCEQLQSYDRVFLAIETKDGRHIGNTNFFGAIPEQRRAELGIMIGEKECWSQGFGTDALRTLVRFGFDEMNFNRIVLQVFSYNPRAIACYRKLGFVEEVRMRQDMWHEGAYHDTIVMGLLRDEYFARDKEPAR; this is encoded by the coding sequence ATGATCGAGGGGACGACCGTCAACCTTCGCGCGCCCGACATGAGCGATCTGGAGCGCAATCATCGCTGGATCAACGACCGTGAAGTCGCCCGATACCTCGGCGGGCAGGCGCGCTACCTGATGTCGATGGCGGCCGAAGAGGCGTGGATGCGCGGCGTCTGCGAACAGCTCCAGTCATACGACCGCGTGTTCTTGGCGATCGAGACGAAGGACGGCCGGCACATCGGCAACACGAATTTTTTCGGCGCGATTCCCGAGCAGCGCCGCGCCGAGCTCGGCATCATGATCGGTGAGAAGGAATGCTGGTCGCAGGGCTTCGGCACGGATGCGCTGCGGACGCTCGTGCGATTCGGGTTCGACGAGATGAACTTCAACCGCATCGTGCTGCAGGTGTTCAGTTACAACCCGCGCGCGATCGCATGCTACCGAAAGCTCGGTTTCGTGGAGGAGGTGCGGATGCGCCAGGATATGTGGCACGAGGGCGCCTACCACGACACCATCGTCATGGGGCTGCTGCGCGACGAGTACTTCGCGCGCGACAAGGAGCCGGCGCGATGA
- a CDS encoding GNAT family protein — MIEGKLINLRAIDLSDVDRYLAWFNDPEVTRYLQRRYQMSRLAEETWLRERGTQQMSYGSGGNFAIETKDGVHIGSVGFHYVNPENRKATLGITIGDKEYWSKGYGTDAMLTMLRFGFEEMNLRRIDLSVDEDNERAIACYRRCGFVEEGRLREERYSRGTYRDQLWMGVLREEFHSLHGVGSETREE; from the coding sequence ATGATCGAAGGCAAGCTCATCAACCTCCGCGCCATCGATCTCAGCGACGTCGATCGATACCTGGCTTGGTTCAACGACCCGGAGGTCACGCGCTATCTGCAGAGGCGGTATCAGATGTCCCGGCTGGCGGAGGAGACCTGGCTCCGTGAGCGCGGCACGCAGCAGATGTCCTACGGCTCGGGCGGCAACTTCGCGATCGAGACCAAGGACGGCGTGCATATCGGCAGCGTCGGCTTTCACTACGTGAATCCGGAGAACCGCAAGGCGACGCTCGGCATCACGATCGGCGACAAGGAGTACTGGTCGAAGGGCTACGGCACCGACGCGATGCTCACGATGCTCCGCTTCGGATTCGAGGAGATGAACCTCCGGCGGATCGACCTCAGCGTCGACGAGGACAACGAGCGGGCGATCGCCTGCTACCGCAGGTGCGGCTTCGTCGAGGAGGGGCGGCTGCGGGAGGAGCGCTACTCGCGCGGCACCTACCGCGACCAACTCTGGATGGGGGTGTTGCGCGAGGAGTTCCACTCGCTGCATGGGGTTGGAAGCGAGACGCGGGAGGAATAG
- a CDS encoding crotonase/enoyl-CoA hydratase family protein produces the protein MEFETILYEKDGGKARITLNRPEKLNALSMKLQREVNSALWEADNDADVHVIILKAAGRAFCAGYDLTPMQSPPRQGDKDETYTNVYRGMASMDDDIWQLERQQRERMAIWEIHKPVIAQVHGYCLAGGTDLALLCDLVVVADDAVIGFPPVRAMGSPPAHMWTYLVGPQWAKYMLLTGDSIDGRKAAEIGLVLKSVPADRLEAEVEAIASKMEKIDVELLSPNKRIVNVALELMGARTIQRMAAENDGRAHQAPAVKEFARLAMTRGLKAALEWRDSKFGDGRGTEDYQQRRSQQEAKLKD, from the coding sequence ATGGAATTCGAGACGATCCTCTACGAGAAGGACGGCGGCAAGGCCCGCATCACCCTCAACCGCCCCGAAAAGCTCAACGCGCTCTCGATGAAGCTTCAGCGCGAGGTCAACAGCGCGCTCTGGGAGGCCGACAACGACGCCGATGTCCACGTCATCATCCTGAAGGCGGCCGGGCGCGCGTTCTGCGCCGGCTACGACCTGACGCCCATGCAGTCACCGCCACGCCAAGGCGACAAGGACGAGACCTACACGAACGTCTATCGCGGCATGGCGTCCATGGACGACGATATCTGGCAACTCGAACGCCAGCAGCGCGAACGCATGGCGATCTGGGAGATCCACAAGCCCGTCATCGCGCAGGTGCATGGTTACTGCCTGGCCGGCGGCACCGACCTGGCGTTGCTCTGCGACCTCGTCGTCGTGGCGGATGATGCGGTCATCGGATTTCCGCCGGTCCGCGCCATGGGCTCGCCGCCTGCGCACATGTGGACGTATCTCGTCGGCCCGCAGTGGGCGAAGTACATGCTGCTTACCGGCGACAGCATCGACGGCAGGAAGGCGGCCGAGATCGGGCTCGTGCTGAAGTCGGTCCCCGCCGATCGGCTGGAAGCCGAGGTCGAGGCGATCGCGTCGAAGATGGAGAAGATCGACGTGGAACTGCTCTCGCCGAACAAGCGCATCGTCAACGTCGCGCTCGAGCTGATGGGCGCGCGCACCATCCAGCGCATGGCGGCGGAGAACGATGGTCGCGCTCACCAGGCGCCGGCCGTGAAGGAGTTCGCGCGGCTGGCGATGACGCGGGGACTGAAGGCCGCGCTCGAATGGCGCGACAGCAAGTTCGGCGACGGCCGCGGCACGGAGGACTACCAGCAGCGGCGCTCCCAGCAGGAAGCGAAGCTCAAGGACTGA
- a CDS encoding radical SAM protein, producing MPDVIFEEIECKSAVNRVAAGNMPFRWTLNPYRGCQHACTYCFARGTHEYLGYDSGRDFETRVVVKVNAPEMLRNDLSRESWRRELIAVGTACDPYQPAELKYSLTHRLLKVLRDAANPASIITKSPFIVRDADVLESLSQVAELTVNFSISTLDEEIWKRIEPSTARPQKRLEAMNLLTERGVRCGVLLAPVLPGLTDDPQSLEQVVEAAREHGASFVHDNVLYLKPGTKEWFMPFLREAYPHLSEQYAKYYRGAYAPKTYTQDVHRTVQDLRKKYDLLTPRHVAPSAGQLQLAM from the coding sequence ATGCCGGATGTCATCTTCGAAGAGATCGAGTGCAAGAGCGCCGTGAACCGCGTCGCCGCGGGGAACATGCCATTCCGCTGGACGCTCAACCCGTACCGGGGGTGCCAGCACGCCTGCACCTATTGCTTCGCGCGCGGAACGCACGAGTACCTGGGCTACGACAGCGGCCGCGATTTCGAGACGCGCGTCGTGGTGAAGGTGAACGCGCCGGAAATGCTCCGCAACGATCTCTCGCGCGAAAGCTGGCGGCGCGAACTCATCGCGGTCGGGACGGCGTGCGACCCGTACCAGCCGGCCGAGCTCAAGTACTCCCTCACGCATCGTCTGTTGAAAGTGCTGCGCGACGCCGCCAATCCGGCGAGCATCATCACGAAGTCGCCGTTCATCGTCCGCGACGCCGACGTGCTCGAGTCGCTCTCGCAGGTCGCCGAGCTAACGGTGAACTTCAGCATCTCGACGCTCGATGAAGAGATCTGGAAGCGCATCGAGCCGTCGACGGCGCGCCCGCAGAAGCGGCTCGAAGCGATGAACCTCCTCACGGAGCGGGGCGTCCGCTGCGGCGTGCTGCTGGCGCCGGTGCTTCCCGGCCTCACCGACGATCCGCAGAGTCTGGAGCAGGTGGTCGAGGCGGCGCGCGAACACGGTGCGTCGTTCGTGCACGACAACGTCCTGTACCTGAAGCCCGGCACGAAGGAATGGTTCATGCCCTTTCTCCGGGAGGCGTACCCGCACCTGTCGGAGCAATACGCGAAGTACTACCGGGGCGCCTACGCACCGAAGACGTACACCCAGGACGTGCATCGCACGGTGCAAGACCTGCGCAAGAAGTACGACCTGCTGACGCCGCGCCACGTGGCGCCGAGCGCCGGCCAGCTTCAGCTGGCGATGTGA
- the holA gene encoding DNA polymerase III subunit delta, producing MIHLFFGEDDYRVRGAVRELCDRIAASDDMLQSNTTVLDGRETSPQELLSHATAVPFLASNRLVIVEGLLRALGEIKGGRRKKVKDDDPMAPWRDVIVTLGDKAAVPETTTLVFVEGELTKTNVAFSMIAPIARAVEFAALGKNELAPWIDAEAKRRGVKLAPRAITALAQLIGPDLWMLSNELEKLGAYAAGEIVEQETVAELVSAARESRIWDLTDAVVAGDERKALAALSRLLVEGQAAPILAFMVVRQFRQIVLVKDLRERRLRQDEVARQSGVPGFRVEAVGALASRYSWPTLRAAYALLLEADLSVKRGLQDDESSLQLMVHELCALAPRASGRRAHSR from the coding sequence GTGATCCATCTCTTCTTCGGCGAGGATGACTATCGCGTCCGAGGCGCCGTGCGCGAGCTGTGCGACCGGATCGCCGCGTCCGACGACATGCTCCAGAGCAATACGACCGTGCTGGACGGCCGGGAGACCTCACCGCAAGAACTGCTGTCGCACGCGACCGCCGTGCCGTTCCTGGCGTCGAACCGGCTGGTGATCGTCGAAGGCCTGCTCCGCGCGCTGGGCGAGATCAAAGGGGGCCGGCGCAAGAAGGTGAAAGACGACGACCCCATGGCGCCCTGGCGCGACGTCATCGTGACGCTTGGCGACAAGGCCGCCGTGCCGGAGACGACGACGCTCGTCTTCGTCGAAGGTGAATTGACCAAGACGAACGTCGCCTTCTCGATGATCGCCCCGATCGCAAGGGCGGTGGAGTTCGCGGCGCTCGGGAAGAATGAGCTCGCCCCGTGGATCGACGCCGAGGCGAAGCGTCGCGGCGTGAAGCTGGCGCCGCGGGCGATCACGGCCCTCGCGCAGCTCATCGGTCCTGACCTCTGGATGCTGTCGAACGAACTGGAAAAGCTTGGCGCGTATGCGGCAGGCGAGATCGTCGAGCAGGAGACGGTCGCGGAGTTGGTCAGCGCCGCCCGCGAGTCGCGTATCTGGGATCTGACGGACGCCGTCGTCGCGGGCGACGAGCGCAAGGCACTCGCCGCGCTCTCGCGCCTGCTCGTCGAGGGCCAGGCGGCGCCGATCCTGGCGTTTATGGTCGTGCGCCAGTTCCGGCAGATCGTGCTGGTGAAGGATCTGCGCGAGCGGCGCCTGCGCCAGGACGAAGTCGCTCGGCAGTCCGGCGTACCCGGCTTTCGCGTCGAGGCGGTAGGTGCGCTGGCATCGCGCTACTCGTGGCCGACGCTACGCGCGGCGTATGCGCTGCTGCTGGAGGCGGACCTCAGCGTCAAGCGCGGGCTGCAAGACGACGAGTCTTCGCTGCAACTGATGGTACACGAACTGTGCGCGCTCGCTCCACGCGCATCCGGGCGCCGAGCGCACTCGCGCTGA
- a CDS encoding ABC transporter ATP-binding protein translates to MDEILRIEDVRVYYHERERTIKAVDGVDLTLRRGETLAIVGESGCGKTTIALAALDLVPKPGAIESGHVFFDGRDVLTLPAGELRAVRGRRISMIFQDPQSGLNPVLNIGSQVEEMIRTHLSVPKRESRRMAAEALRRQGLSDVDRLMDSYPFQLSGGMCQRVMIAIATVLHPDIIIADEPTSALDVTVQAGILRELNELKRNLGASIILITHDLGVVAQMADEMAVMYAGRIVEQGNVREVFARPTHPYTSALLAARPRLDNERQPLQPIRGAPPDLAELSGECAFLPRCSKAVVACRTQPWPALAAGPGGHAVACYNPMFHPVST, encoded by the coding sequence ATGGACGAAATCCTCCGCATCGAAGACGTGCGCGTCTACTACCACGAACGCGAACGCACCATAAAGGCCGTCGATGGCGTCGACCTCACGCTGCGGCGGGGCGAGACGCTGGCGATCGTCGGCGAGAGCGGCTGCGGCAAGACCACGATCGCCCTGGCGGCGCTGGACCTCGTGCCAAAGCCCGGCGCGATCGAGTCCGGCCATGTGTTCTTCGATGGCCGGGACGTGCTCACGCTGCCGGCCGGCGAACTGCGCGCGGTGCGCGGACGTCGCATCTCGATGATTTTCCAGGATCCCCAGAGCGGCCTCAATCCGGTCCTCAACATCGGCTCGCAGGTCGAAGAGATGATCCGCACGCACCTGAGCGTGCCGAAGCGCGAATCGCGGCGCATGGCCGCCGAGGCGCTGCGGCGCCAGGGACTGAGCGACGTCGACCGGCTGATGGACTCCTATCCGTTCCAGCTGTCCGGCGGCATGTGCCAGCGCGTGATGATCGCCATCGCGACCGTGCTGCATCCCGACATCATCATCGCCGATGAGCCGACGTCGGCGCTCGATGTCACCGTGCAGGCCGGCATCCTGCGCGAGTTGAACGAACTGAAACGCAACCTGGGCGCCTCGATTATCCTCATCACCCACGACCTCGGCGTCGTCGCCCAGATGGCCGACGAGATGGCCGTGATGTACGCCGGACGCATCGTCGAGCAGGGGAACGTGCGCGAGGTCTTCGCGCGGCCGACGCATCCGTACACGTCGGCGTTGCTCGCCGCGCGGCCGCGGCTCGATAACGAGCGACAGCCGCTGCAGCCGATCCGCGGCGCGCCGCCGGACCTCGCCGAACTCAGCGGCGAGTGCGCGTTCCTGCCACGCTGCTCAAAGGCGGTCGTCGCGTGTCGCACGCAGCCCTGGCCGGCGCTGGCGGCGGGGCCCGGCGGGCACGCAGTCGCCTGCTATAACCCGATGTTTCACCCGGTAAGCACCTAG
- the lexA gene encoding transcriptional repressor LexA, with amino-acid sequence MKGLSAKQQGILEFMRRFIDEHDYPPSIRDIQVGCDISSTSVVDYNLKALERMGFIRRDREVSRAIELLDRGSRRPRTVPVPIIGTIAAGQPIPVPTSDTWQQIDYDTVFDATEDLTKGKEHVFALRVRGTSMIDALVNDGDIVILEQTSSCDDGDMVAAWLRQENEATLKKFYREGDRVRLQPANSTMKPIFTSADNVEIQGKVLATIGKRD; translated from the coding sequence ATGAAGGGTCTCTCTGCCAAGCAGCAGGGCATCCTTGAGTTCATGCGGCGGTTCATCGACGAGCATGATTACCCGCCGAGCATCCGCGATATCCAGGTCGGATGCGACATCAGCTCCACGTCGGTGGTCGACTACAACCTGAAGGCGCTCGAACGGATGGGCTTCATCCGCCGCGACCGCGAGGTCTCCCGCGCCATCGAACTGCTCGACCGCGGCTCGCGGCGTCCGCGCACGGTGCCGGTGCCCATCATCGGCACGATCGCCGCCGGACAACCGATCCCGGTGCCGACATCGGACACCTGGCAGCAGATCGACTATGACACCGTCTTCGACGCGACCGAAGATCTCACGAAAGGCAAGGAGCACGTCTTCGCACTGAGGGTGCGCGGCACCTCGATGATCGATGCGCTCGTCAATGACGGCGACATCGTCATCCTCGAGCAGACAAGTTCGTGCGACGATGGCGACATGGTGGCAGCCTGGCTACGGCAGGAGAACGAGGCCACGCTCAAGAAGTTCTACCGCGAGGGCGACCGCGTGCGCCTGCAGCCGGCGAACAGCACCATGAAGCCGATCTTCACTTCCGCCGACAACGTCGAGATCCAGGGCAAGGTGCTGGCCACGATCGGCAAGCGCGACTAG
- the rpsL gene encoding 30S ribosomal protein S12: MPTINQLVRKGRKKSTKKTKAPALRFTYNSLKNRTVRGKGSPQKRGVCTQVRTMTPKKPNSALRKIARVRLTNHIEVTAYIPGEGHSLQEHSVVLIRGGRVKDLPGVRYHIIRGALDAQGVANRKRGRSKYGTRKA; the protein is encoded by the coding sequence GTGCCGACGATTAACCAGCTCGTGCGCAAGGGTCGCAAGAAGTCGACCAAGAAGACCAAGGCGCCCGCGCTTCGCTTTACCTATAACTCGCTGAAGAACCGCACCGTGCGCGGCAAGGGCTCGCCGCAGAAGCGCGGCGTCTGCACGCAGGTCCGCACGATGACGCCCAAGAAGCCGAACTCGGCGCTGCGGAAGATCGCCCGCGTGCGCCTCACGAATCACATCGAAGTGACCGCGTACATTCCGGGCGAGGGCCACTCGCTGCAGGAACACTCGGTGGTGCTGATCCGCGGCGGGCGCGTGAAGGATCTGCCTGGCGTGCGCTATCACATCATCCGCGGCGCCCTCGATGCGCAGGGCGTAGCGAATCGCAAGCGCGGCCGCAGCAAGTACGGCACCAGGAAGGCGTAG
- the rpsG gene encoding 30S ribosomal protein S7, with product MPRRAKVPKREILPDMKYGSRTITMFVNKVMERGKKSTAERIMYDALERIEQSTRRNPMDTFDAALRNATPTIEVKPRRVGGATYQVPVDIRAERRMALAIRWLLRSARSRGGRSMAERLAAELMDAAQGQGATIKKKDDTHRMAEANRAFVHYRW from the coding sequence ATGCCGAGACGAGCGAAAGTCCCGAAGCGCGAGATCCTTCCTGACATGAAGTACGGCAGCCGCACCATCACCATGTTCGTCAACAAGGTCATGGAGCGCGGCAAGAAGAGTACCGCCGAACGCATCATGTACGACGCGCTCGAGCGGATCGAACAATCGACGCGGCGCAATCCGATGGACACGTTCGATGCCGCGCTTCGCAACGCGACGCCGACCATCGAAGTGAAGCCGCGACGCGTGGGCGGCGCCACGTACCAGGTGCCGGTGGATATCCGCGCGGAACGTCGCATGGCGCTCGCGATCCGCTGGCTTCTGCGCTCGGCGCGTTCCCGAGGCGGCCGCTCGATGGCGGAACGCCTGGCCGCCGAGTTGATGGACGCCGCGCAAGGGCAGGGCGCCACGATTAAGAAGAAGGACGATACCCACCGCATGGCGGAGGCGAACCGTGCCTTCGTGCACTATCGGTGGTAG